One part of the Enterococcus sp. DIV1094 genome encodes these proteins:
- a CDS encoding Ig-like domain repeat protein has product MKAKNIRVIAASFLLFQHALMPPIVYAIENEMADSTELVEEQPESYITEAEPEAEVEAPLVQEEPPQEEPVEPSIPETPGIVEEAPGVEEEEPVVPEELPEESAEVSELPPIDENPLTNHLGRLHLTPSNVEQLTNHGRISYLEGVLQNAINRNITLANTVNATATFSVTVPTHSMVQRVNGSNGWISSIVTDSPAGMPDEFYTQMYYGNHSTHRNTYTLSGISSNRSDITVTGNVTINTNFTATINFTVRRVQTSNSTAPVIVRANVGLGTTGVATQFTHIATPRRVMDLSYNTGTIGTLAIDDGRSSAVIGRDITLQAQRAPITMSEEEIRSWFTRLPDDPDNYEYSVASPAEGWRPDTTGNMVVTLRNKTTSVTETHTTNYRVIDTQAPFARSTRADVYLQARRSGGSAAIDRANLVQAVTELSDNWTLPDDIKITFNDLMGRPMPSFTGIAPDRNRLHIGRLMFEDEMGNTSEAYRPPGSDGNETIVRYRVVDTQAPTANFSNAVVDLAARRSGDPSRNELMPFLNGNPEDNWSLPANIQLQLVNSDGSTLNLSEITPSTDVQTGYLRLQDAAGNRSSLQEVRFRVFDNEAPTANVRTDVVGLEARREGELSDEELLSFFTGGPWDNWSLPENINVEVLDSANEKLTITNRPPSTTEHSVTIRLTDEAGNTREYSARYRVVDTQAPTATFNEETVDFSTHTSNSFSRDDLLRFLTGDPSDNWSLPPDINIELVDENEDEFNLNDLDFEEHTGYLYLEDEAGNRSSGQEVKFLAGDNEGPTGNVVTTPVDFQARRVNELTREDLLRFFTEDPLDNVTASDQIELSLRNSLGGVVSIVNVAPSDTVYDANVRLQDTRGNRTEYPVNYRVIDTQAPTGAVRAVWTVFQANRRERLSEEDLRRLFSRLEDNWTEPANIRLQTDFNFTIYAPNRPNEFYPANVTATDELGNSRRFTNAMIRVVDTLPPTATFKDEVIDFSSHTSNTFSRTDLLRFFNGTPDDNWTLPQNIKIELEDENGNEFALDDIEFKEYTGYIRLTDEHGNQTDLQEVRFLAGDNEGPTGNVVTTPVDFQARRVNELTRADLLRFFTEDPLDNVTASDQIELSLRNNLGDVVSIVNVAPSTTVYDANVRLQDARGNQTEYPVNYRVIDTQAPTGNARGTWTVFEATRERDFTQAELRSLISNLADNWTELANIQLENHRNLYNLSPSSSNSFHPVDITATDEAGNSRRIANAMVRVVDTTAPTGTLKDPLVFTKGQTAPAPRDFLDGEPTDNWTLTQNIQVTVAYENNGSFADLEVGTYGVTVTLRDQAGNTQTLNSQVTILEDTSEYIDVTIPMNVSFAQSKESQGIVSPTYQIQNNAERPVTVSVTSMVSQANTGRLTEIDLGLKNNLNDQQVMLISSGQNLNNRRELGTIEGRHTSFSFSLFGNVGENFDFGSLDDPLHPIYSMRWNFNAQ; this is encoded by the coding sequence TTGAAAGCAAAAAACATACGAGTGATTGCGGCTTCATTCCTATTATTCCAGCATGCACTGATGCCACCAATAGTGTATGCGATAGAAAATGAAATGGCAGACAGTACAGAATTGGTGGAAGAACAACCGGAAAGCTACATAACAGAAGCAGAACCAGAGGCCGAAGTAGAAGCACCGCTCGTCCAAGAAGAACCACCACAAGAAGAACCAGTTGAACCAAGTATCCCTGAAACCCCAGGAATCGTGGAGGAAGCACCAGGTGTCGAGGAAGAAGAACCTGTTGTACCAGAAGAATTACCAGAGGAGTCAGCGGAGGTCTCTGAATTACCACCGATTGATGAAAATCCTTTGACAAACCATTTAGGACGTTTGCACTTAACGCCGTCAAATGTCGAACAATTGACCAATCATGGGAGAATTTCTTATCTGGAGGGTGTGTTGCAAAATGCGATCAATCGAAACATCACTTTAGCGAATACAGTGAATGCAACCGCCACTTTTTCTGTGACGGTACCGACGCATTCAATGGTTCAAAGGGTGAATGGAAGTAACGGTTGGATTTCATCCATCGTGACAGACAGCCCAGCCGGCATGCCAGATGAATTTTATACACAAATGTATTATGGCAACCATTCGACCCATAGAAATACATATACTTTGTCGGGTATTTCTTCGAATCGTTCTGACATTACTGTCACAGGGAATGTCACGATCAATACGAATTTCACTGCAACGATCAATTTTACTGTAAGAAGAGTTCAGACGAGTAATTCGACAGCACCAGTTATTGTCCGTGCAAATGTTGGCTTGGGTACGACCGGCGTTGCGACACAATTTACTCATATTGCGACACCAAGGCGCGTGATGGATCTTAGTTACAATACTGGGACGATCGGCACCTTAGCCATTGATGATGGTCGCTCCTCTGCAGTAATTGGAAGAGACATAACGCTTCAAGCGCAACGAGCACCTATCACGATGAGTGAAGAGGAGATTCGTTCATGGTTTACACGCTTACCGGATGATCCTGATAACTATGAATACAGTGTCGCTTCCCCCGCAGAAGGTTGGCGACCGGATACAACAGGAAACATGGTGGTCACATTAAGAAATAAAACCACCTCAGTGACGGAAACACATACGACGAATTATCGGGTGATTGATACCCAAGCGCCGTTTGCAAGGAGCACCAGGGCGGACGTCTACTTACAAGCTCGAAGATCGGGAGGCTCTGCCGCTATCGACCGAGCGAACCTCGTTCAAGCAGTTACTGAATTGAGTGACAACTGGACGTTACCAGACGATATAAAAATCACTTTCAACGATCTTATGGGTCGTCCTATGCCTTCTTTCACAGGTATCGCACCTGATCGAAATCGTCTTCACATAGGACGCCTGATGTTTGAAGATGAGATGGGGAATACAAGCGAAGCTTACCGTCCTCCTGGAAGTGATGGTAATGAAACGATTGTCAGATATCGAGTAGTCGATACCCAAGCGCCTACCGCTAATTTTAGCAACGCCGTGGTAGATTTGGCAGCCCGTCGATCGGGTGACCCTTCACGAAATGAGCTGATGCCGTTTTTAAATGGCAATCCTGAAGACAATTGGTCGTTGCCAGCAAATATTCAATTACAGCTAGTCAATAGTGATGGCTCAACGCTTAATCTCAGTGAAATCACTCCGTCGACTGATGTTCAAACAGGCTATCTTCGACTGCAAGATGCCGCAGGGAATCGTTCCTCTTTACAAGAAGTCAGATTTAGAGTGTTTGATAACGAGGCGCCTACTGCGAATGTCAGGACAGATGTCGTAGGACTGGAAGCAAGAAGAGAAGGGGAGCTAAGTGACGAAGAGCTTTTATCTTTCTTCACTGGAGGGCCGTGGGATAATTGGTCATTGCCAGAAAATATCAACGTCGAAGTGTTGGATAGTGCGAATGAAAAACTGACGATCACCAATCGACCACCGTCAACGACGGAACATTCGGTGACGATTCGTTTGACCGATGAGGCAGGGAATACAAGAGAGTATTCGGCACGATACCGAGTAGTTGATACTCAAGCACCAACGGCTACTTTTAATGAAGAGACCGTCGACTTTTCGACTCATACGTCAAATTCGTTTTCTCGGGACGATTTGCTACGATTCTTGACAGGTGATCCAAGCGATAACTGGTCTTTACCACCAGATATCAACATTGAATTAGTCGATGAGAATGAGGATGAATTTAATCTGAATGACTTAGACTTTGAAGAACACACTGGCTATCTTTACTTAGAAGATGAAGCAGGTAATCGCTCAAGTGGACAAGAAGTCAAATTCCTCGCTGGAGACAACGAAGGACCAACAGGAAATGTCGTTACGACACCGGTCGATTTCCAAGCACGCCGAGTGAATGAGTTGACGAGAGAAGACTTGTTGCGGTTCTTTACAGAAGATCCACTGGATAATGTGACCGCCTCAGATCAAATCGAACTTTCTTTACGAAATAGTTTAGGGGGCGTTGTAAGTATCGTCAATGTCGCACCTTCAGATACCGTGTACGATGCGAATGTACGATTACAAGACACCCGAGGTAACCGGACAGAATATCCAGTCAATTATCGAGTGATCGATACCCAAGCACCAACAGGAGCGGTCAGGGCAGTTTGGACAGTTTTTCAGGCAAACCGCAGAGAACGTTTGAGTGAAGAAGATTTGCGTAGGCTATTTAGTCGATTAGAGGACAACTGGACAGAACCAGCAAACATTCGTTTACAAACGGATTTTAATTTTACGATTTATGCACCTAATCGACCCAATGAGTTCTATCCTGCAAATGTAACGGCAACAGATGAACTTGGAAATAGCCGGAGATTTACAAATGCAATGATTCGAGTTGTCGATACCTTACCACCGACTGCAACATTCAAAGATGAAGTGATCGACTTTTCGAGTCATACATCAAATACCTTCTCACGAACTGATCTATTACGATTTTTCAATGGAACGCCTGATGATAATTGGACGTTACCACAAAATATCAAGATTGAGTTAGAAGATGAGAATGGGAATGAATTTGCTTTAGATGATATCGAATTCAAAGAGTACACTGGGTACATTCGTTTAACAGATGAACATGGGAATCAGACTGATTTACAAGAAGTCCGTTTCCTCGCAGGTGATAACGAAGGACCGACAGGAAATGTCGTTACGACACCGGTCGATTTCCAAGCACGCCGAGTGAACGAGTTGACGAGAGCGGATCTGTTGCGATTCTTCACAGAAGATCCACTGGATAATGTGACCGCCTCAGATCAAATCGAACTTTCTTTGCGAAATAACTTAGGGGACGTTGTAAGTATCGTCAATGTGGCACCTTCAACGACTGTTTATGATGCGAATGTTCGTTTACAAGATGCTCGAGGAAATCAGACAGAGTATCCAGTCAATTATCGTGTCATTGATACCCAAGCACCGACTGGAAATGCTCGAGGGACATGGACAGTTTTTGAAGCAACTCGTGAACGAGACTTTACACAAGCAGAATTGCGTTCATTGATCAGCAATTTGGCGGATAATTGGACGGAGCTAGCAAACATTCAATTAGAAAATCATCGCAACTTATATAACTTATCGCCGAGCAGCTCCAATAGCTTTCATCCTGTGGATATCACAGCAACAGATGAGGCGGGAAATTCACGAAGAATCGCTAATGCAATGGTACGTGTCGTTGATACGACAGCGCCTACCGGTACACTCAAAGATCCGCTTGTCTTCACGAAAGGACAAACAGCGCCAGCACCACGTGACTTTTTGGATGGGGAGCCGACAGATAATTGGACCTTAACACAGAATATTCAAGTCACAGTCGCATATGAAAACAATGGATCATTTGCAGATTTAGAAGTAGGAACATATGGCGTGACAGTCACATTAAGAGATCAAGCCGGTAATACCCAAACATTGAACAGCCAAGTCACGATTTTAGAAGACACATCCGAATACATCGATGTGACGATCCCGATGAATGTTTCATTTGCTCAAAGCAAAGAAAGCCAAGGAATCGTGTCACCGACATATCAAATCCAAAACAATGCGGAACGACCAGTGACTGTTTCGGTCACTTCTATGGTCAGTCAAGCAAATACTGGAAGATTGACGGAGATCGATCTAGGTTTGAAGAATAATCTGAATGATCAACAAGTGATGTTGATCTCCTCAGGACAAAATCTCAACAACCGCAGAGAACTAGGAACGATCGAAGGGCGTCATACTTCATTCTCCTTCTCGCTATTTGGCAACGTTGGTGAGAACTTTGATTTTGGAAGTTTAGATGATCCATTACATCCAATCTACAGTATGCGTTGGAATTTTAACGCACAGTAA
- the leuS gene encoding leucine--tRNA ligase: MSYNHKEIEKKWQKYWAKNNTFNTHDEPDKPKFYALDMFPYPSGQGLHVGHPEGYTATDILARFKRSQGFNVLHPMGWDAFGLPAEQYALDTGNDPAEFTQKNIETFRRQINSLGFSYDWNREVNTTDPEYYKWTQWIFTKLYEKGLAYEAEVAVNWVPELGTVISNEEVIDGKSERGGYDVIRKPMRQWMLKITAYADRLIDDLESVDWPESIKEMQRNWIGRSVGANVTFKVAGTDKEYTVFTTRPDTLFGATYSVLAPELDLVREITTPEQKEAVEAYIAETAKKSDLKRTDLAKEKTGVFTGAYAINPVNGKEIPIWIADYVLASYGTGAIMAVPAHDERDYEFAKTFDLEILPVIEGGDISTAAYTEDGAHINSDFLNGLNKQEAIDAMNQWLEEQGVGKKEVSYRLRDWLFSRQRYWGEPIPIIHWEDGTVTTVPEEELPLRLPKTSNIQPSGTGESPLANIDEWVNVVDPETGKKGRRETNTMPQWAGSSWYYLRYIDPHNKKELANYEKLERWLPVDIYIGGAEHAVLHLLYARFWHKFLYDIGVVPTKEPFEKLFNQGMILGENNEKMSKSRGNVVNPDDVVEAYGADTLRLYEMFMGPLDASIAWSENGLEGSRKFLDRVWRLIVDENNKMRDRITTLNDGKLDKVYHQTVKKVTEDYEHLHFNTAISQLMVFVNEAYKVDALPYEYIEGFVQLLAPIAPHIGEELWAILGNEQDLSYAPWPTYDEAALIEDEVEVVFQINGKVRAKASVARDLSKEELEKTAMADENIKEQLEGKTIRKVIVVPNKLVNIVAN; encoded by the coding sequence ATGAGCTATAATCACAAGGAAATCGAAAAGAAATGGCAAAAATATTGGGCAAAAAACAATACTTTCAATACGCATGATGAACCGGATAAACCAAAATTCTATGCGCTGGATATGTTCCCGTATCCATCAGGACAAGGACTGCATGTCGGACATCCAGAAGGGTATACCGCGACAGATATCCTTGCTCGTTTCAAACGTAGCCAAGGCTTCAACGTACTACATCCAATGGGGTGGGATGCATTTGGTCTACCCGCAGAACAGTATGCGTTAGATACAGGAAATGACCCAGCAGAATTTACGCAAAAAAATATCGAAACGTTCCGTCGCCAAATCAATTCACTTGGTTTTAGCTACGATTGGAACCGTGAAGTAAATACGACAGATCCAGAATACTACAAGTGGACACAATGGATCTTTACTAAATTATACGAAAAAGGGTTAGCCTATGAAGCGGAAGTAGCCGTGAACTGGGTACCTGAACTAGGTACAGTGATCTCAAACGAAGAAGTGATCGACGGTAAAAGTGAACGTGGAGGCTATGATGTCATCCGCAAACCAATGCGTCAATGGATGCTGAAAATCACCGCTTATGCGGATCGTTTGATCGATGATCTAGAATCTGTTGATTGGCCTGAAAGCATCAAAGAAATGCAACGCAACTGGATCGGTCGTTCAGTGGGAGCGAACGTGACGTTCAAAGTGGCTGGAACAGACAAAGAGTATACAGTCTTTACGACACGTCCGGATACGTTATTCGGGGCAACTTACTCGGTACTTGCGCCAGAACTAGACTTGGTTCGTGAGATCACGACACCTGAACAAAAAGAAGCAGTCGAAGCTTACATCGCCGAAACAGCGAAAAAATCAGATCTTAAACGAACAGACCTTGCCAAAGAAAAAACAGGCGTCTTCACAGGTGCTTATGCGATCAACCCTGTAAATGGCAAAGAAATCCCTATCTGGATCGCTGACTATGTGTTAGCTTCTTATGGAACAGGCGCAATCATGGCAGTACCGGCACATGATGAACGTGATTATGAGTTTGCAAAAACGTTTGATCTAGAAATCTTACCAGTCATCGAAGGTGGCGATATTTCAACAGCTGCCTACACAGAAGATGGCGCGCATATCAATTCTGACTTCTTGAACGGACTGAACAAACAAGAAGCAATCGATGCGATGAATCAATGGTTGGAAGAACAAGGTGTTGGGAAAAAAGAAGTCAGCTATCGCCTGCGTGACTGGTTATTCTCTCGTCAACGTTATTGGGGTGAACCAATCCCGATCATCCATTGGGAAGACGGCACAGTAACGACTGTACCTGAAGAAGAGCTGCCACTACGCTTGCCAAAAACAAGCAACATCCAACCAAGTGGTACAGGGGAATCACCATTAGCAAACATTGATGAGTGGGTCAATGTCGTTGATCCAGAAACCGGCAAAAAAGGTCGTCGTGAAACGAATACGATGCCACAATGGGCAGGAAGCTCATGGTACTACCTACGCTATATCGATCCGCACAATAAAAAAGAATTAGCCAACTATGAAAAACTAGAACGTTGGTTACCAGTTGATATTTATATCGGTGGCGCAGAACATGCTGTACTTCATTTATTGTATGCACGCTTCTGGCATAAATTCCTTTATGATATCGGTGTCGTACCAACGAAAGAGCCTTTTGAAAAATTATTCAATCAAGGTATGATCCTTGGAGAAAACAACGAAAAAATGTCTAAATCTCGTGGCAATGTCGTCAATCCTGACGATGTTGTAGAAGCTTATGGCGCAGATACGTTACGTCTATACGAAATGTTCATGGGGCCACTAGATGCGTCAATTGCTTGGAGTGAAAACGGCTTAGAAGGCAGTCGTAAATTCTTAGACCGTGTTTGGCGTTTGATCGTGGACGAAAACAATAAAATGCGTGATCGTATCACGACACTTAATGACGGTAAACTTGATAAAGTGTACCATCAAACAGTCAAAAAAGTGACAGAGGATTACGAACATCTACACTTCAATACAGCAATCTCTCAACTGATGGTCTTTGTCAATGAAGCATACAAAGTCGATGCTTTACCGTATGAATATATCGAAGGCTTCGTGCAATTACTTGCACCGATCGCTCCTCATATCGGTGAAGAACTATGGGCAATCTTAGGCAATGAACAAGATCTTTCTTATGCCCCATGGCCAACTTATGATGAAGCTGCTTTGATCGAAGACGAAGTAGAAGTAGTCTTCCAAATCAATGGAAAAGTTCGCGCAAAAGCTAGTGTGGCACGTGACTTATCAAAAGAAGAATTAGAAAAAACAGCAATGGCTGATGAGAACATCAAAGAACAACTTGAAGGAAAAACGATCAGAAAAGTCATCGTTGTTCCAAATAAATTAGTCAATATCGTTGCTAATTAA